Within Ovis aries strain OAR_USU_Benz2616 breed Rambouillet chromosome 11, ARS-UI_Ramb_v3.0, whole genome shotgun sequence, the genomic segment CTTTAAGGCTCCATCTCCCTGTCCTCCCCCGCCCAGGACAGGCTGGGACACCCGGGACCTGACATTTGGCGTCTCCCAACGTGGGAGCTAAAAATAACCGCTGTGGGTTACTCCGGGCCATTGCTCTGCACCCACCCCGCGCGCCGGCTAGCGCTCGGTCTCGGGCCGCCCGAGTTCTCTCCTGGGCAAGTTTACCTGGCCCGTCCCCTCCCATCCCTTGGAAGTCGCTTCTTCACCCCCGAACCTCGGCCGGTGGGCGGAGACTTCACGTGAAGGGGAACAGGGCCCCCAGGTTTCCCGGGACCCTGTTCTCAAAACTTCCCGGAGGCAGGCTGGCGGAAACCCGAGGGGCGTGTCTCACTCGGCACGCTGAGGGGCGTGGCCTCGCTGGCTTACCCTACAGCCGGTGCCAAACTCTCAGCCCCAGGCTCAGGGAGGGGCGTGGCCTGCTGGGGTGTGCGGGCTCCTGGCCAATGGGTGCCGTGAAAGGCGTGGCCCTAGGGGTTGCGGGGGCTGCTCTTCGGGTCTTTTCCCCCCAGCCAAGCTTCGCCAGATTACCAGGAGCTGCTGTCTGGCTCCTGGGCTTGTGGCTGTGGGTCCCGCCAGACTCGCCCTCCTCACAAAGCTCCGGGACCCCCATCACCCCCGCGTCCTCCGCCCACCAGGCTGGGGTCGCAGACCCCCCCAGTCGCCTCCCCCTCGTCTACTGCAGCTCCTGCGTCTCCAGTTCCTAAGACAAGATGCCGTCGGGCTTCCAACAGATCGGCTCTGAAGTAGGGTTTAGCATGAGGGGGCGGGACGGGGACAAGGGTCCTGCTTTTCTCGGGCTGGGGTCGCGCTTGGGGTCAGCTAGGGGGCGGTCCTTGCGCAGgcgcagggggtggggtgggggactgGCTATTTATACCCGAGCGGGACAACCCATGACTGTCAGATTCCAGTCACTCCAAGAGGCAAAATGAGTCTGGGGGATCATTGTGGGCAAGAACGGCAGCTGGATTCTGCGTGTCCTGGGTTCGCCCTCTTCTCTAGTTCGCGGCGCTTTGCGCCGGGATCGAGGACTTCCTGCCCTCAAGAAAGCAGATTCAGGCGAGTCTTGCCCTCCAGGAGCTGTCCGTCTGTCCCGGCTCGCTAGCCCGCAGTTTTTCGAAGACCGGAGGTGCTCCGTaggtccacccccacccccactcttgGCAGTCCTCCAGGACGCTGAACTTTCCCTCGGCCCTACGGTTGGTGGAGGGGTAGAGGGGAGTGTCAGCCCTCCCTCCCCGAGCTCAGGTTTCCTTTTGGAGACAGTCTGTGCCGCCAGCGGTCAGCCACCAAGGCTACCGCCCCTCACACCACCTTCCCGCCCCCATCCCCTGCGCAAGGCTCGCTCAGGCAAAAGCCAGCATGGCCCCCTGCCCTTTGTCGCAGcttggagggggaagggaggaggctggggcggAGACAGAGAAGGCCATAAGCCAGGAGGGATGACCGCGATGTCCTTTTTGGAATTGTCCTTCTTGAGCCTATTGGGGGCTTCCAGGAGCCCGCGGAGAGAACCCGCAgatggaagagaagaggacagagaCTGACGATGCTAACACACTTGTTACTTTATAAAAGCAGCACCACTGGGGCCACTCAACATTCAGTTTTgattttcacactttcacttgaCAAGCAACATCACCCCCATCTCTTCAGTTCAAAGTGAGGAAGTGAGTTACCTAAGGTCGCACAAATCTGAACAGGGGTCTCTTAATGCCAAGCCTGTCCCTAGGTTAGACAGGAATTGTGAGACCCAGGTTCTCAAACGTTTCTCTGCTTGCTGGACTCAAACATCAGTTTCTCCTTCATGCCCTGGTACTCTTGGGTTCTTCCCGCTCTTGTTTACACTGAGATCTTCGATTGATTCCTAATATGGGTCCACTTTCCCTCATCCCACACGTTGGATGAAACCCAGCATCTTTAGACTCCTACTGGGCCTGggcccctggagaaaagaaagatgccaCAGTTCCACGTGACATGCctcctctctgcttctgcctGCCCAGGATGGGGAACCCCCTCGGCAGCGAGTCACTGGGACCTTGGTCCTTGCCGTATTCTCTGCTGTTCTTGGCTCCCTGCAGTTTGGCTACAACATTGGGGTCATCAATGCCCCCCAGAAGGTGAGGGGCTACAGTTGGCAGAGTGGGGTACCCAGACAAGGTGGGGGGGAGTGGGTGAGCAGAGAGGGAAGAGTCTAGCAGCTAATCACTCCTTTGCTGTGCCCCCCAGGTGATTGAACAGAGCTACAATGAGACctggctggggaggcaggggccTGAGGGACCAAGCTCCATCCCACCAGGCACCCTCACCACCCTCTGGGCTCTCTCTGTGGCCATCTTCTCTGTGGGTGGCATGATCTCATCCTTCCTGATTGGCATCATCTCTCAGTGGCTGGGAAGGTATGGGGCTggagggtgagggtggagggACAGGAAGAGAGCCAGAGCATGGGTTCCTGGACTCTCACAGCCCCACTCTCTGTCTGCCAGGAAGAGGGCCATGCTGTTCAACAACGCCCTGGCAGTGCTGGGGGGCACCCTCATGGGCCTGGCCAAGGCAGCTGCCTCCTACGAGATGCTCATTCTTGGACGGTTCTTCATTGGTGCCTACTCAGGTACCTACAGGCACTGTGGCCCTGCGCAGAGCCTTGCTCTCCTTCACTAGCCCTGGCCTTGGGggtggtggcgggggtgggggggggggaggcggtgGGCAGCTGCCCTGAGAAGatctcttcttccctctgctcAGGGCTGACGTCAGGGCTGGTACCCATGTACTTGGGGGAGATCGCCCCTACTCACCTGCGGGGCGCCCTGGGGACACTCAATCAACTGGCCATCGTCACTGGCATCCTAATCGCCCAGGTGACTGGGCCTGGCCTCCTGGGGGGTTGGGCAGGGGGTTGGGGCTCTGGGTACAGGCTGAACATcctgccctccttccctgccttctcCCATAGGTGCTAGGCTTGGAATCCATGCTGGGCACAGCCACCTTATGGCCACTCCTCCTGGGCATCACCGTGCTGCCTGCCCTCCTGCAGATGGTCCTGCTGCCCCTCTGCCCGGAAAGCCCCCGCTACCTCTACATCATCCGGAACCTGGAGGGGCCCGCCAGAAAGAGTGAGCTCCCGTGCCATCCTGCGGGCACCTGTGCCTCTCCCAGGCCTTCTGCCTGCCCTCTCAGGCCTGACCCCCCTCACTTCCAGGTCTGAAGCGCCTGACGGGCTGGGCCGACGTGTCTGAGGTGTTGGCTGAGCTGAAGGAGGAGAAGCGGAAGCTGGAGCGTGAGCGGCCCCTGTCCTTGCTCCAGCTCCTGGGCAGCCACACCCACCGGCAGCCCCTCGTCATCGCCATTGTGCTGCAGCTGAGCCAGCAGCTGTCAGGCATCAATGCGGTACGGGCATCAATGCCGTGTGGATGCAGCCACCTCCAGGAGGGGCAGGGTTAGGGAATAGCCCCAGAGGAATGAAGAAGGGAGCAAGCCTCTGCTTCGTTAAAATTCAGGGTCAGTCCAGCTTGGTGTGGCTTCAAGGGAGGAAGGAACATCCTTTTCATCACCTTTTCTTCTGGCCCACCTCTAGGTTTTCTATTATTCGACCAGCATCTTTGAGTCAGCAGGGGTAGAGAAACCAGCCTATGCTACCATCGGAGCCGGCGTGGTCAACACAGTCTTCACCTTAGTCTCGGTAACTGCTGGCCTCTGGAAGGGTCCCCACTGTTGACTTCTAGACATACCTGGGTGTCCCAAAGATCCAACCCTTGGTTGACCCCAaccacccaatccctcccacgtCCCAAGCCCTGAAGGCCCCTGGAAAGCCCTGACTCTCTCTGCAGGTGTTCTTGGTGGAACGGGCTGGGCGCCGGACCCTCCATCTCCTGGGCCTGGCAGGCATGTGTGGCTGCGccatcttgatgactgtggctctgcTTCTGCTGGTGAGgcctgaggagagggaggggaccaGCCTCCCAACCCCAGGGAACTGCCCCAAGGGGCTCTGTGGACAGCCAGGGTCATTCCTCAACATATATGCCTTTTACCTTGGGCCCAGGCTGTGTGCCAAGACCACGCCCCTGAGGGACCCAGGCTGCATGCACTTCCTCCTGCTCTAGGACACCGTAGCATCAGCCTGGCAGCCAGCGGGGAGAGCCCCTGTCAAACCTCAGGGACAGTAATTCCCAAGAACCCAGCTCTAGAATCATGAGGGAATTGACATAAGATCCTGAATCAGCACAGGGCAGCCAGCTGAATGTCAAATGCTTGAAGGCCTGTTCTAACCTAGGTGGCAGGTCCCCTGCCTGTGAATGGCTGGTAGGGTTGATGCCAGTTTCCTGGGTGGAGGGCAAAGGAAGATCCTGAAAGACCTGACCTGAGTTCTCCACCCTCCCTGCCCGGCCCCCAGGAGCGAGTTCCAGCCATGAGCTATATCTCCATTGTGGCCATCTTTGGCTTCGTGGCCTTCTTTGAAATTGGCCCTGGCCCCATCCCCTGGTTCATCGTGGCCGAGCTCTTCAGCCAGGGACCCCGCCCAGCGGCCATGGCAGTGGCTGGGTTCTCCAACTGGACGTGCAATTTCATCATTGGCATGGGTTTCCAGTATGTGGCGGTAggtcccctgcccccgcccccatctCCCACACCGTCAGCCAGAGGAGGGCAACGCATCACTAGCCCAGATGCTTTCCACTCAGCATCCCCCCAGCCCGCCTCACCCATAGACTGCTGGTTGGGGGATCACTTTAGTGGACCACATGGGTTCTGAATACCGCCTGCTCCACTAGAATCAAAGCAAAGAAGGGAACTGAGCTAGATGGAAAACAACAGAGCTGTCTTCAAAGCCAACTACTGGCATAACTTACTTAGGAGTAAAACTACAAACTTTGTATTAACAGTGCAAATGGCCAGGAATCCACTGAGTGCAGTAACTCAGGATGGTAAGAGAGTGAGAAACCAGGAGAGATGGGGTTCAGAGAATTCTCTTTTCACTAAATTCTCCTGGTAATTTCCATTGCCCACCAAGGAGCCACCTGCTTCGTGCAGTGTCCCAGTTCCCTGTGAAGATCTTTGGCCCCAAGCCAGTCCTTTAGTCCTGGCTTGCCCAAGGCCACCCGTTCCCTCCCCTCTGTCAACACCTCTTTCTCCACTTGTCCCAGGATGCTATGGGTCCCTACGTCTTTCTTCTATTCGCGGTCCTCCTGCTTGGCTTCTTCATCTTCACCTTCTTAAAAGTGCCTGAAACCCGTGGCAGGACATTTGACCAGATCTCAGCCGTCTTCCGCCGGACACCTTCTCTTCTGGAGCAGGAAGTGAAACCCAGCACAGAACTGGAGTACTTAGGGCCGGATGAGAATGACTGAGGGTCCACACAGGGGTGGGAGAGCCAGTTCTCTCCACTTGCCCAGAGACCCCCCCTCCTTTCCTCTGCAGCACTTTAACCCTCTCTTCCCCATTACTTCCAGGGCAGAGAAAACCCCTGCAGCCTGGTGGGGTTGGGAAGCTGGAGGGAAGGGTGGTCTGAGCACCCCCTCATTCCCCTCGTGTGACCTCTTGGATTATTTGTGT encodes:
- the SLC2A4 gene encoding solute carrier family 2, facilitated glucose transporter member 4, translating into MPSGFQQIGSEDGEPPRQRVTGTLVLAVFSAVLGSLQFGYNIGVINAPQKVIEQSYNETWLGRQGPEGPSSIPPGTLTTLWALSVAIFSVGGMISSFLIGIISQWLGRKRAMLFNNALAVLGGTLMGLAKAAASYEMLILGRFFIGAYSGLTSGLVPMYLGEIAPTHLRGALGTLNQLAIVTGILIAQVLGLESMLGTATLWPLLLGITVLPALLQMVLLPLCPESPRYLYIIRNLEGPARKSLKRLTGWADVSEVLAELKEEKRKLERERPLSLLQLLGSHTHRQPLVIAIVLQLSQQLSGINAVFYYSTSIFESAGVEKPAYATIGAGVVNTVFTLVSVFLVERAGRRTLHLLGLAGMCGCAILMTVALLLLERVPAMSYISIVAIFGFVAFFEIGPGPIPWFIVAELFSQGPRPAAMAVAGFSNWTCNFIIGMGFQYVADAMGPYVFLLFAVLLLGFFIFTFLKVPETRGRTFDQISAVFRRTPSLLEQEVKPSTELEYLGPDEND